A genomic window from Salvia hispanica cultivar TCC Black 2014 chromosome 5, UniMelb_Shisp_WGS_1.0, whole genome shotgun sequence includes:
- the LOC125187235 gene encoding eukaryotic translation initiation factor 3 subunit M-like, translating into MTTIVPTTEEDPALSVVRFVAQLSWADAGPEVAEGHVSRLLVEAQECLIQERWLDLASLILTSADIIFSKASEKDLECIYTVICHLVKKPESLDQVHEIAELIATKVTQQPNDKPGLRLKILFNLYNLLENPYSQFFVYMKALNLAVSGKVTEHVVPSFKKMDDFLSEWNLGTKDKRDLFLTVANILKDSKSSTKESFDYLIKYLETFSGDDALALAEAKEEAVRAVVEFVKSPDMFQGDLLDIPAIAQLEKDSTYAPVYQLLDIFLTKRLNAYLDFQTSKSDLLNSNGLVHEDCVSKMRLISLVDLGTNESDQISYSLIKETLQIEDSEVEPWVVKAITAKLLDCRIDQINQVVIVNRCSKRVFGLHEWQSLRSKLAAWRGNIANVMSTIQANKIVDDGTQAVQGLTIR; encoded by the exons ATGACGACGATTGTCCCCACAACGGAAGAAGATCCCGCTCTCTCCGTCGTGCGGTTCGTTGCCCAGTTGTCGTGGGCCGATGCTGGCCCAGAG GTAGCAGAGGGACATGTTAGTAGATTGTTGGTGGAGGCGCAAGAATGTTTAATACAAGAGAGGTGGTTGGATTTGGCCTCTTTGATTCTTACTTCTGCTGATATCATTTTCTCTAAGGCTTCTGAGAAAG ACCTTGAATGCATTTACACTGTTATCTGCCACCTTGTAAAGAAGCCTGAGAGTCTCGATCAAGTGCATGAGATAGCAGAACTTATAGCCACAAAGGTTACTCAACAGCCTAATGACAAACCTGGTCTGCGGTTGAAGAT cTTGTTTAACCTCTACAACCTATTGGAGAACCCATATAGCCAGTTCTTTGTCTATATGAAGGCCCTCAACTTAGCAGTCAGTGGGAAGGTCACTGAACATGTTGTACCTTCTTTTAAGAAGATGGATGACTTCCTATCAGAATGGAATCTTGGAACCAAGGATAAGAGAGACCTCTTTCTCACAGTTGCAAATATTTTGAAGGACAGCAAGAG CTCAACAAAAGAGTCTTTTGACTACCTCATCAAGTATCTTGAAACTTTTTCTGGTGATGATGCATTGGCTTTGGCTGAAGCTAAGGAAGAAGCTGTTCGTGCTGTTGTTGAATTTGTTAAGTCACCTGACATGTTTCAG GGGGACTTATTAGATATTCCTGCAATAGCTCAACTGGAGAAAGACAGTACATATGCACCGGTGTACCAACTTCTGGATATCTTTCTTACTAAGAGGCTCAATGCATATCTGGATTTCCAAACATCAAAATCAGATTTGTTGAATAGCAATG GTCTTGTGCATGAAGATTGTGTTTCTAAGATGAGATTGATATCCTTAGTAGATCTCGGTACCAATGAATCTGATCAAATTTCCTACTCCTTAATCAAGGAAACCCTCCAG ATCGAGGACAGTGAAGTTGAGCCGTGGGTTGTCAAGGCAATTACAGCTAAGCTTTTAGATTGCAGAATTGATCAAATTAACCAAGTAGTTATTGTAAA CCGTTGCTCAAAGCGTGTTTTTGGACTTCACGAATGGCAATCCCTTCGATCGAAGCTTGCGGCTTGGAGG GGAAACATTGCTAATGTAATGAGCACCATTCAAGCAAACAAGATCGTTGATGATGGCACCCAGGCAGTGCAGGGACTGACAATTCGTTGA
- the LOC125188417 gene encoding uncharacterized protein LOC125188417 isoform X1 — protein sequence MDMLSTEICCDEKANIGKKKTQKSKKTIVKDGVRSLDQNNMYTQLVNESTDGNVFVDKLIKDEVQNAGRSKMGTRSMAKLAGGNETIEKPIDKDKHQFSCQSEVDRGSSQHLTGVSVAIENSELLDEYPSNIDTGSTKVIAQGTVPGKRTKKRKRTAKAETEAEAQRELNARILAEENLTTKESKMKDEIQKNGLTKAVIGNQKIQDETQSMCCSNLNNGQVQIAITKRKIKKANLTNEKPKVKDELQTLDHNQMKKMSPENLADGKVITENSKTLDEAQSMDQNSMDKWQPEGNLAQGDVAGKRIKKGKKKKKAKVNDEFQSEVNARPVNLAEGVATLSNQEIKDAAQSLAQTEMDTGSTDSVSERNVTIDNPEVQDEIQSIDLAKKDTRPTQNLAEGIVIVKRKKKHRKTKKEKVEDEFLGRMDARPTEKLDKANVNIKVPGNGDEVPNVVLAEMDIGSTDNVNVSIKLPKDEDEFQIREKVDIRPTQHSAEGNATVKREKRRQKKDKKAKVEDEFSGRRDAGPTEKLAEVNVNAKILETRDEVPNVGMTPMDTGSTAIVAERNVIIEKPKVQDEFQIIDQAKVDTGPTQRLEGNATVKRKKRRGKAKKEKVKDEFSSRMDEGSTENLERGNGHAEGRSAVPTCNACTAKDAEILWLKTTPIVSVRKKLIVLDINGLLADVVFPAPKHYKADIKILGRAVFKRPFCDDFLKFCFQNFYVGIWSSRAKKILDAVVSYLLGDQKDKLLFCWDMRYCTQTGFKTLENRHKPLVCKELRNIWEKDNPSIPWKKGDFDETNTVLLDDSPYKSLLNPLHSAISPNPYQYSDTNDNSLGPGGDLRVYLDGLAASENVQNYVEQHPFGQRPIGEQDLSWEFYCRVLKQMSNDEISQSQVEA from the exons ATGGATATGCTTTCAACAGAAATTTGCTGTGACGAGAAAGCTAACAtaggaaagaaaaagacaCAAAAGAGCAAGAAGACAATAGTTAAAGATGGAGTCCGAAGCTTGGACCAGAATAACATGTATACTCAGTTGGTGAACGAAAGTACTGACGGAAATGTGTTTGTAGACAAGCTGATTAAAGATGAAGTCCAAAATGCGGGTCGAAGTAAAATGGGTACAAGGTCAATGGCAAAACTTGCTGGAGGAAATGAAACTATTGAGAAGCCTATAGATAAAGATAAACACCAATTTTCTTGCCAAAGTGAAGTGGATAGAGGGTCATCACAACATCTCACTGGAGTAAGTGTGGCTATCGAGAATTCAGAATTACTTGATGAGTATCCAAGTAACATTGATACAGGGTCAACAAAAGTTATTGCTCAAGGAACTGTTCCTGGGAAAAGAACAAAGAAACGAAAAAGAACTGCAAAGGCAGAAACTGAGGCAGAAGCCCAACGTGAATTGAATGCTAGAATTCTTGCCGAAGAAAATCTGACCACCAAGGAATCAAAGATGAAAGatgaaatccaaaaaaatggcCTGACTAAAGCGGTGATTGGGAATCAGAAAATTCAAGATGAAACTCAAAGCATGTGCTGCAGTAACTTGAACAATGGGCAAGTACAGATTGCCATcacaaagagaaaaataaagaaggcAAATCTGACCAACGAGAAGCCAAAGGTTAAAGATGAACTCCAGACCTTGGACCacaatcaaatgaaaaaaatgtcacCAGAAAATCTTGCTGATGGAAAGGTTATCACTGAGAATTCAAAAACTCTAGATGAAGCTCAAAGCATGGACCAAAATTCAATGGACAAATGGCAGCCGGAAGGAAATCTTGCTCAAGGAGATGTGGCTGGAAAAAGGATAaagaaggggaaaaaaaagaagaaagcaaAAGTTAATGATGAATTCCAAAGTGAAGTGAATGCTAGACCAGTAAATTTAGCTGAAGGAGTTGCAACTCTCAGTAACCAAGAGATTAAAGATGCAGCACAAAGTCTGGCCCAGACTGAAATGGATACAGGTTCAACAGATAGTGTTTCTGAAAGGAATGTGACTATTGATAATCCAGAAGTTCAAGATGAAATTCAGAGCATAGACCTCGCGAAAAAGGATACACGACCTACACAAAATCTCGCTGAGGGAATTGTGattgtgaaaagaaaaaagaagcatCGAAAAaccaagaaagaaaaagttgagGATGAATTCTTGGGCAGAATGGATGCAAGACCTACAGAAAAGCTTGATAAAGCAAATGTCAATATTAAGGTTCCGGGTAATGGAGATGAAGTACCAAATGTGGTCCTGGCAGAAATGGATATTGGGTCAACAGATAATGTTAATGTGTCTATCAAGTTAccaaaagatgaagatgaatttCAGATCAGAGAAAAAGTGGATATAAGACCAACACAACATTCTGCTGAAGGGAATGCGACtgtgaaaagagaaaagaggcGACAAAAAAAAGACAAGAAGGCAAAAGTTGAGGATGAATTCTCCGGCAGAAGGGATGCCGGACCAACAGAAAAGCTTGCTGAAGTAAATGTAAATGCCAAGATTCTAGAGACTAGAGATGAAGTTCCAAATGTGGGTATGACTCCAATGGATACAGGGTCAACAGCTATTGTTGCTGAAAGGAATGTGATAATCGAGAAACCAAAAGTTCAAGATGAATTCCAGATCATAGACCAGGCAAAAGTGGATACAGGACCGACACAACGTCTTGAAGGAAATGCGActgtgaaaagaaaaaagagacgAGGAAAGGCCAAGAAGGAAAAAGTTAAGGATGAATTCTCTAGCAGAATGGATGAAGGATCGACAGAAAATCTGGAGAGGGGAAATGGTCATGCTGAGGGGAGGAGTGCAGTCCCTACTTGCAATGCATGTACTGCGAAGGATGCGGAAATCTTATGGCTTAAAACGACTCCGATTGTCTCAGTTAGGAAAAAACTTATTGTCCTTGATATAAATGGTTTGCTTGCAGATGTAGTATTCCCAGCCCCAAAACATTATAAAGCGGATATTAAAATACTGGGAAGAGCAG TTTTCAAGAGACCCTTCTGCGATGATTTTTTGAAGTTCTGTTTCCAGAACTTTTATGTGGGCATATGGTCATCAAGAGCCAA GAAAATACTTGATGCAGTTGTGAGTTATTTACTGGGAGACCAAAAGGACAAGTTGCTATTTTGTTGG GATATGAGATATTGTACACAAACAGGGTTCAAAACTCTTGAAAATCGTCATAAGCCCTTGGTCTGCAAGGAGCTAAGGAACATTTGGGAAAAGGATAATCCTAGTATCCCATGGAAAAAAGGAGATTTTGATGAAACAAACACTGTGTTGCTGGATGATTCTCCTTACAAGTCCTTACTAAATCCT TTGCATTCAGCAATATCTCCCAATCCATACCAGTACTCAGACACCAATGATAATTCACTAG GTCCCGGAGGTGATCTTCGAGTTTATTTGGATGGTCTGGCAGCATCTGAAAATGTGCAGAATTATGTGGAGCAACACCCGTTTGGTCAAAGACCTATAGGTGAGCAAGACCTTTCTTGGGAGTTCTACTGTAGGGTACTCAAACAGATGTCCAACGATGAAATATCCCAATCCCAAGTTGAGGCTTAA
- the LOC125188417 gene encoding uncharacterized protein LOC125188417 isoform X2, whose product MDMLSTEICCDEKANIGKKKTQKSKKTIVKDGVRSLDQNNMYTQLVNESTDGNVFVDKLIKDEVQNAGRSKMGTRSMAKLAGGNETIEKPIDKDKHQFSCQSEVDRGSSQHLTGVSVAIENSELLDEYPSNIDTGSTKVIAQGTVPGKRTKKRKRTAKAETEAEAQRELNARILAEENLTTKESKMKDEIQKNGLTKAVIGNQKIQDETQSMCCSNLNNGQVQIAITKRKIKKANLTNEKPKVKDELQTLDHNQMKKMSPENLADGKVITENSKTLDEAQSMDQNSMDKWQPEGNLAQGDVAGKRIKKGKKKKKAKVNDEFQSEVNARPVNLAEGVATLSNQEIKDAAQSLAQTEMDTGSTDSVSERNVTIDNPEVQDEIQSIDLAKKDTRPTQNLAEGIVIVKRKKKHRKTKKEKVEDEFLGRMDARPTEKLDKANVNIKVPGNGDEVPNVVLAEMDIGSTDNVNVSIKLPKDEDEFQIREKVDIRPTQHSAEGNATVKREKRRQKKDKKAKVEDEFSGRRDAGPTEKLAEVNVNAKILETRDEVPNVGMTPMDTGSTAIVAERNVIIEKPKVQDEFQIIDQAKVDTGPTQRLEGNATVKRKKRRGKAKKEKVKDEFSSRMDEGSTENLERGNGHAEGRSAVPTCNACTAKDAEILWLKTTPIVSVRKKLIVLDINGLLADVVFPAPKHYKADIKILGRAVFKRPFCDDFLKFCFQNFYVGIWSSRAKKILDAVVSYLLGDQKDKLLFCWDMRYCTQTGFKTLENRHKPLVCKELRNIWEKDNPSIPWKKGDFDETNTVLLDDSPYKSLLNPLHSAISPNPYQYSDTNDNSLGPGGDLRVYLDGLAASENVQNYVEQHPFGQRPIGEKLMHRDSPEKVYLLH is encoded by the exons ATGGATATGCTTTCAACAGAAATTTGCTGTGACGAGAAAGCTAACAtaggaaagaaaaagacaCAAAAGAGCAAGAAGACAATAGTTAAAGATGGAGTCCGAAGCTTGGACCAGAATAACATGTATACTCAGTTGGTGAACGAAAGTACTGACGGAAATGTGTTTGTAGACAAGCTGATTAAAGATGAAGTCCAAAATGCGGGTCGAAGTAAAATGGGTACAAGGTCAATGGCAAAACTTGCTGGAGGAAATGAAACTATTGAGAAGCCTATAGATAAAGATAAACACCAATTTTCTTGCCAAAGTGAAGTGGATAGAGGGTCATCACAACATCTCACTGGAGTAAGTGTGGCTATCGAGAATTCAGAATTACTTGATGAGTATCCAAGTAACATTGATACAGGGTCAACAAAAGTTATTGCTCAAGGAACTGTTCCTGGGAAAAGAACAAAGAAACGAAAAAGAACTGCAAAGGCAGAAACTGAGGCAGAAGCCCAACGTGAATTGAATGCTAGAATTCTTGCCGAAGAAAATCTGACCACCAAGGAATCAAAGATGAAAGatgaaatccaaaaaaatggcCTGACTAAAGCGGTGATTGGGAATCAGAAAATTCAAGATGAAACTCAAAGCATGTGCTGCAGTAACTTGAACAATGGGCAAGTACAGATTGCCATcacaaagagaaaaataaagaaggcAAATCTGACCAACGAGAAGCCAAAGGTTAAAGATGAACTCCAGACCTTGGACCacaatcaaatgaaaaaaatgtcacCAGAAAATCTTGCTGATGGAAAGGTTATCACTGAGAATTCAAAAACTCTAGATGAAGCTCAAAGCATGGACCAAAATTCAATGGACAAATGGCAGCCGGAAGGAAATCTTGCTCAAGGAGATGTGGCTGGAAAAAGGATAaagaaggggaaaaaaaagaagaaagcaaAAGTTAATGATGAATTCCAAAGTGAAGTGAATGCTAGACCAGTAAATTTAGCTGAAGGAGTTGCAACTCTCAGTAACCAAGAGATTAAAGATGCAGCACAAAGTCTGGCCCAGACTGAAATGGATACAGGTTCAACAGATAGTGTTTCTGAAAGGAATGTGACTATTGATAATCCAGAAGTTCAAGATGAAATTCAGAGCATAGACCTCGCGAAAAAGGATACACGACCTACACAAAATCTCGCTGAGGGAATTGTGattgtgaaaagaaaaaagaagcatCGAAAAaccaagaaagaaaaagttgagGATGAATTCTTGGGCAGAATGGATGCAAGACCTACAGAAAAGCTTGATAAAGCAAATGTCAATATTAAGGTTCCGGGTAATGGAGATGAAGTACCAAATGTGGTCCTGGCAGAAATGGATATTGGGTCAACAGATAATGTTAATGTGTCTATCAAGTTAccaaaagatgaagatgaatttCAGATCAGAGAAAAAGTGGATATAAGACCAACACAACATTCTGCTGAAGGGAATGCGACtgtgaaaagagaaaagaggcGACAAAAAAAAGACAAGAAGGCAAAAGTTGAGGATGAATTCTCCGGCAGAAGGGATGCCGGACCAACAGAAAAGCTTGCTGAAGTAAATGTAAATGCCAAGATTCTAGAGACTAGAGATGAAGTTCCAAATGTGGGTATGACTCCAATGGATACAGGGTCAACAGCTATTGTTGCTGAAAGGAATGTGATAATCGAGAAACCAAAAGTTCAAGATGAATTCCAGATCATAGACCAGGCAAAAGTGGATACAGGACCGACACAACGTCTTGAAGGAAATGCGActgtgaaaagaaaaaagagacgAGGAAAGGCCAAGAAGGAAAAAGTTAAGGATGAATTCTCTAGCAGAATGGATGAAGGATCGACAGAAAATCTGGAGAGGGGAAATGGTCATGCTGAGGGGAGGAGTGCAGTCCCTACTTGCAATGCATGTACTGCGAAGGATGCGGAAATCTTATGGCTTAAAACGACTCCGATTGTCTCAGTTAGGAAAAAACTTATTGTCCTTGATATAAATGGTTTGCTTGCAGATGTAGTATTCCCAGCCCCAAAACATTATAAAGCGGATATTAAAATACTGGGAAGAGCAG TTTTCAAGAGACCCTTCTGCGATGATTTTTTGAAGTTCTGTTTCCAGAACTTTTATGTGGGCATATGGTCATCAAGAGCCAA GAAAATACTTGATGCAGTTGTGAGTTATTTACTGGGAGACCAAAAGGACAAGTTGCTATTTTGTTGG GATATGAGATATTGTACACAAACAGGGTTCAAAACTCTTGAAAATCGTCATAAGCCCTTGGTCTGCAAGGAGCTAAGGAACATTTGGGAAAAGGATAATCCTAGTATCCCATGGAAAAAAGGAGATTTTGATGAAACAAACACTGTGTTGCTGGATGATTCTCCTTACAAGTCCTTACTAAATCCT TTGCATTCAGCAATATCTCCCAATCCATACCAGTACTCAGACACCAATGATAATTCACTAG GTCCCGGAGGTGATCTTCGAGTTTATTTGGATGGTCTGGCAGCATCTGAAAATGTGCAGAATTATGTGGAGCAACACCCGTTTGGTCAAAGACCTATAG GTGAAAAGTTGATGCACCGGGATTCACCCGAGAAGGTATATTTGCTACATTAG
- the LOC125188417 gene encoding uncharacterized protein LOC125188417 isoform X3 — MDMLSTEICCDEKANIGKKKTQKSKKTIVKDGVRSLDQNNMYTQLVNESTDGNVFVDKLIKDEVQNAGRSKMGTRSMAKLAGGNETIEKPIDKDKHQFSCQSEVDRGSSQHLTGVSVAIENSELLDEYPSNIDTGSTKVIAQGTVPGKRTKKRKRTAKAETEAEAQRELNARILAEENLTTKESKMKDEIQKNGLTKAVIGNQKIQDETQSMCCSNLNNGQVQIAITKRKIKKANLTNEKPKVKDELQTLDHNQMKKMSPENLADGKVITENSKTLDEAQSMDQNSMDKWQPEGNLAQGDVAGKRIKKGKKKKKAKVNDEFQSEVNARPVNLAEGVATLSNQEIKDAAQSLAQTEMDTGSTDSVSERNVTIDNPEVQDEIQSIDLAKKDTRPTQNLAEGIVIVKRKKKHRKTKKEKVEDEFLGRMDARPTEKLDKANVNIKVPGNGDEVPNVVLAEMDIGSTDNVNVSIKLPKDEDEFQIREKVDIRPTQHSAEGNATVKREKRRQKKDKKAKVEDEFSGRRDAGPTEKLAEVNVNAKILETRDEVPNVGMTPMDTGSTAIVAERNVIIEKPKVQDEFQIIDQAKVDTGPTQRLEGNATVKRKKRRGKAKKEKVKDEFSSRMDEGSTENLERGNGHAEGRSAVPTCNAYVVFPAPKHYKADIKILGRAVFKRPFCDDFLKFCFQNFYVGIWSSRAKKILDAVVSYLLGDQKDKLLFCWDMRYCTQTGFKTLENRHKPLVCKELRNIWEKDNPSIPWKKGDFDETNTVLLDDSPYKSLLNPLHSAISPNPYQYSDTNDNSLGPGGDLRVYLDGLAASENVQNYVEQHPFGQRPIGEQDLSWEFYCRVLKQMSNDEISQSQVEA; from the exons ATGGATATGCTTTCAACAGAAATTTGCTGTGACGAGAAAGCTAACAtaggaaagaaaaagacaCAAAAGAGCAAGAAGACAATAGTTAAAGATGGAGTCCGAAGCTTGGACCAGAATAACATGTATACTCAGTTGGTGAACGAAAGTACTGACGGAAATGTGTTTGTAGACAAGCTGATTAAAGATGAAGTCCAAAATGCGGGTCGAAGTAAAATGGGTACAAGGTCAATGGCAAAACTTGCTGGAGGAAATGAAACTATTGAGAAGCCTATAGATAAAGATAAACACCAATTTTCTTGCCAAAGTGAAGTGGATAGAGGGTCATCACAACATCTCACTGGAGTAAGTGTGGCTATCGAGAATTCAGAATTACTTGATGAGTATCCAAGTAACATTGATACAGGGTCAACAAAAGTTATTGCTCAAGGAACTGTTCCTGGGAAAAGAACAAAGAAACGAAAAAGAACTGCAAAGGCAGAAACTGAGGCAGAAGCCCAACGTGAATTGAATGCTAGAATTCTTGCCGAAGAAAATCTGACCACCAAGGAATCAAAGATGAAAGatgaaatccaaaaaaatggcCTGACTAAAGCGGTGATTGGGAATCAGAAAATTCAAGATGAAACTCAAAGCATGTGCTGCAGTAACTTGAACAATGGGCAAGTACAGATTGCCATcacaaagagaaaaataaagaaggcAAATCTGACCAACGAGAAGCCAAAGGTTAAAGATGAACTCCAGACCTTGGACCacaatcaaatgaaaaaaatgtcacCAGAAAATCTTGCTGATGGAAAGGTTATCACTGAGAATTCAAAAACTCTAGATGAAGCTCAAAGCATGGACCAAAATTCAATGGACAAATGGCAGCCGGAAGGAAATCTTGCTCAAGGAGATGTGGCTGGAAAAAGGATAaagaaggggaaaaaaaagaagaaagcaaAAGTTAATGATGAATTCCAAAGTGAAGTGAATGCTAGACCAGTAAATTTAGCTGAAGGAGTTGCAACTCTCAGTAACCAAGAGATTAAAGATGCAGCACAAAGTCTGGCCCAGACTGAAATGGATACAGGTTCAACAGATAGTGTTTCTGAAAGGAATGTGACTATTGATAATCCAGAAGTTCAAGATGAAATTCAGAGCATAGACCTCGCGAAAAAGGATACACGACCTACACAAAATCTCGCTGAGGGAATTGTGattgtgaaaagaaaaaagaagcatCGAAAAaccaagaaagaaaaagttgagGATGAATTCTTGGGCAGAATGGATGCAAGACCTACAGAAAAGCTTGATAAAGCAAATGTCAATATTAAGGTTCCGGGTAATGGAGATGAAGTACCAAATGTGGTCCTGGCAGAAATGGATATTGGGTCAACAGATAATGTTAATGTGTCTATCAAGTTAccaaaagatgaagatgaatttCAGATCAGAGAAAAAGTGGATATAAGACCAACACAACATTCTGCTGAAGGGAATGCGACtgtgaaaagagaaaagaggcGACAAAAAAAAGACAAGAAGGCAAAAGTTGAGGATGAATTCTCCGGCAGAAGGGATGCCGGACCAACAGAAAAGCTTGCTGAAGTAAATGTAAATGCCAAGATTCTAGAGACTAGAGATGAAGTTCCAAATGTGGGTATGACTCCAATGGATACAGGGTCAACAGCTATTGTTGCTGAAAGGAATGTGATAATCGAGAAACCAAAAGTTCAAGATGAATTCCAGATCATAGACCAGGCAAAAGTGGATACAGGACCGACACAACGTCTTGAAGGAAATGCGActgtgaaaagaaaaaagagacgAGGAAAGGCCAAGAAGGAAAAAGTTAAGGATGAATTCTCTAGCAGAATGGATGAAGGATCGACAGAAAATCTGGAGAGGGGAAATGGTCATGCTGAGGGGAGGAGTGCAGTCCCTACTTGCAATGCAT ATGTAGTATTCCCAGCCCCAAAACATTATAAAGCGGATATTAAAATACTGGGAAGAGCAG TTTTCAAGAGACCCTTCTGCGATGATTTTTTGAAGTTCTGTTTCCAGAACTTTTATGTGGGCATATGGTCATCAAGAGCCAA GAAAATACTTGATGCAGTTGTGAGTTATTTACTGGGAGACCAAAAGGACAAGTTGCTATTTTGTTGG GATATGAGATATTGTACACAAACAGGGTTCAAAACTCTTGAAAATCGTCATAAGCCCTTGGTCTGCAAGGAGCTAAGGAACATTTGGGAAAAGGATAATCCTAGTATCCCATGGAAAAAAGGAGATTTTGATGAAACAAACACTGTGTTGCTGGATGATTCTCCTTACAAGTCCTTACTAAATCCT TTGCATTCAGCAATATCTCCCAATCCATACCAGTACTCAGACACCAATGATAATTCACTAG GTCCCGGAGGTGATCTTCGAGTTTATTTGGATGGTCTGGCAGCATCTGAAAATGTGCAGAATTATGTGGAGCAACACCCGTTTGGTCAAAGACCTATAGGTGAGCAAGACCTTTCTTGGGAGTTCTACTGTAGGGTACTCAAACAGATGTCCAACGATGAAATATCCCAATCCCAAGTTGAGGCTTAA